From Candidatus Zixiibacteriota bacterium, a single genomic window includes:
- a CDS encoding FG-GAP-like repeat-containing protein, with protein sequence MVTTAYMVSTAQSGGRVLRVERQREDTRVTDNKVQHHSLAQRRPRSDLVALERKAPWSLPTMALADPLDTIKILVMRFNFQKETSDDPNTTGNGEMDLRRPLDNLTDSAAYYNEVRHWIDPPPHDSLYFDAHLKALRVYWETVSDGKITLDWDVWPPGIDSTYRLPAPMSEYGICAAGLPENQAFDTVIYGLVHYFVDCFETADAVSPEIEFSKYDSYFLFHAGSDRQNDIGFPTTCSDMFTGYINFVPDTVFFDTLYVDNDSTTIWDAMIIPETSNQDNRATALNAVLAHEFGHQLGLPDLYRTDAFITNLGDFALMDHNGFNTGVDFGWEAGNSFGTIPVFPCAWSRAYLGFVEVRDFRAGTDIYLAAAELASDSTRIARIPISENEYYLLENRVDDLYPDIETALLADSATGVIQYPVDVETREFTGEFDFLIPGNGLLIYHVDEGVAGLNYDWFTGDTVVNFEDNKLQLVPTRRFIRIVEADGVVDMSGYYETGRRRFGSAEDMFREDTKSSFTPNTNPPAIDNSGNDTHVRVERIGRVRYSVGGIPRRLDTAMTFNLETDKLVDGFPVRGGPPVLGLSPVLDDLNGDGSSEIIFASGSNLSVVTLDGQNFLHQVSQCDPCVTYDDTALASIHTGRPHPLPLFARTAENIYAGPVTGDFGFGLTEKFVAVGYPSGAAGRVAIYRPSDANNDGLADAAIPGQPDFSTSGAPLALSFGDALWVLTSDGSVYLKEDLGPTFPRVHVLDEEVFHGICRSEDLLWVLAGDSSATDATVQTRLWLMDGADSLNFALDGYYNLGPILVDVDRNGIPELAMASSDGRILLLTVHWHLGPALVFDPLTQVLASIETGYSFTTNPVAGDIDRDGYPDLVIGGANAVYAFNRNLTLLTGFPIEIDDRLQYDDVNFFGYYEDLAIAAPVIGDIQKGGSPEIIFPSFAGNVYSFGPELSYGFPMSAGERGAGSCLTFADTSSSGRLGYLGADGWFYLWETGPDIDPIHWPMGGHDPSGSFAYDSASLSAPVSLYSGLFPEERYYNYPNPVVDGSTTIRYYLGEDANAVEFTVYDLSGQEVARFDGPRNGGVDNELVWVCSDATPGVYRCLIEVDFGGTTETAFTDIAVIR encoded by the coding sequence ATGGTTACGACTGCATACATGGTCTCGACCGCCCAGTCCGGTGGCCGTGTTCTCAGAGTTGAGCGACAACGAGAGGACACCCGGGTTACCGACAACAAAGTGCAACATCACTCGCTGGCCCAGCGACGTCCCCGGTCGGACCTGGTGGCGCTGGAACGTAAGGCGCCCTGGTCGTTGCCGACGATGGCTTTGGCTGATCCACTCGACACAATCAAGATACTCGTCATGCGTTTCAATTTTCAAAAGGAGACAAGCGACGATCCCAACACCACCGGCAACGGCGAGATGGATCTCAGGCGTCCGCTCGATAACCTAACCGATTCGGCCGCTTACTACAATGAGGTCAGGCACTGGATCGATCCGCCGCCCCACGACTCGCTCTACTTTGACGCCCACCTGAAAGCGCTCCGGGTTTACTGGGAGACGGTCAGTGACGGCAAGATCACTCTCGACTGGGATGTCTGGCCGCCCGGGATCGACTCGACCTACCGCCTGCCGGCCCCGATGAGCGAGTACGGCATCTGCGCCGCCGGTCTGCCGGAAAACCAGGCTTTCGACACCGTCATCTACGGGCTGGTGCACTACTTTGTCGATTGCTTCGAGACAGCCGATGCCGTCTCTCCGGAAATCGAGTTTTCAAAGTACGACTCGTACTTTTTGTTCCATGCCGGCAGTGATCGTCAGAACGACATCGGCTTCCCGACGACATGTTCCGATATGTTCACCGGATATATCAATTTCGTACCCGACACGGTTTTCTTTGACACCCTCTATGTCGACAACGACTCGACCACCATCTGGGATGCCATGATAATCCCGGAAACCTCCAACCAGGACAACCGCGCCACCGCCCTCAACGCCGTTTTGGCGCACGAATTCGGTCATCAGTTGGGCCTGCCCGATCTGTACCGCACCGATGCCTTCATCACCAATCTGGGTGACTTTGCGCTGATGGATCACAACGGTTTCAACACCGGTGTCGATTTTGGTTGGGAGGCCGGTAATTCTTTCGGCACCATCCCGGTTTTCCCCTGTGCCTGGTCGCGGGCCTACCTGGGCTTTGTCGAGGTGCGCGATTTCCGTGCGGGGACCGACATCTATCTCGCCGCCGCCGAACTGGCCTCAGACAGCACTCGGATCGCACGTATTCCCATCAGTGAAAACGAGTACTACCTGCTGGAGAACCGGGTCGACGATCTTTACCCCGATATCGAAACCGCTTTGCTGGCCGATTCGGCCACCGGGGTGATTCAGTATCCGGTCGATGTAGAGACCCGTGAATTCACCGGCGAGTTTGACTTTCTGATTCCCGGCAACGGTCTTTTGATCTACCATGTCGACGAAGGAGTGGCCGGGCTCAACTACGACTGGTTTACCGGCGACACGGTGGTCAATTTCGAGGATAACAAACTGCAACTGGTGCCCACCCGGCGGTTTATTCGGATCGTCGAAGCCGACGGCGTCGTTGACATGAGCGGTTACTATGAAACCGGACGCCGCCGCTTCGGGTCGGCCGAAGATATGTTCCGTGAGGACACCAAGAGTTCGTTTACGCCCAACACCAACCCACCGGCAATCGACAACTCCGGCAACGACACTCACGTGCGGGTGGAACGTATCGGACGTGTTCGCTATTCTGTCGGCGGCATTCCCCGCAGGCTGGACACGGCCATGACTTTCAATCTGGAGACGGATAAGCTGGTCGATGGTTTTCCGGTACGTGGCGGACCGCCTGTTCTCGGCCTGTCACCTGTGCTGGATGATCTCAACGGCGACGGCAGCAGCGAGATTATTTTCGCCTCCGGCAGCAATCTGTCGGTGGTGACTTTGGATGGTCAGAATTTCCTGCACCAGGTGTCCCAGTGCGACCCGTGTGTCACTTACGATGATACCGCGCTGGCTTCGATCCATACCGGTCGCCCGCATCCGCTACCCCTGTTTGCACGGACTGCCGAGAATATCTATGCCGGGCCGGTCACCGGAGATTTCGGATTCGGCCTGACCGAGAAATTCGTCGCGGTCGGCTATCCAAGCGGCGCGGCCGGACGGGTGGCCATCTATCGACCGAGCGATGCCAACAACGACGGCCTGGCCGATGCAGCGATCCCAGGCCAGCCTGATTTCTCCACCTCGGGTGCACCCCTGGCCTTGTCGTTCGGGGACGCTCTCTGGGTCTTGACCAGTGATGGCAGTGTCTATCTCAAAGAGGACCTGGGACCAACTTTTCCACGCGTCCATGTATTGGACGAAGAGGTCTTTCACGGTATTTGCCGTAGTGAAGATCTACTCTGGGTATTGGCTGGAGACTCGTCGGCGACGGATGCAACAGTGCAGACGCGGTTGTGGCTTATGGATGGCGCTGACAGCCTGAACTTTGCGCTTGACGGTTACTACAACCTGGGCCCCATATTGGTCGATGTGGACCGCAACGGCATCCCTGAATTGGCTATGGCTTCTTCCGACGGCCGCATCCTGCTGTTGACAGTTCATTGGCACCTCGGACCTGCACTGGTCTTCGACCCCCTCACCCAGGTGTTGGCTTCAATAGAGACCGGCTACAGTTTCACCACCAATCCAGTCGCAGGAGATATTGATCGCGACGGGTATCCCGATCTGGTCATCGGCGGCGCCAATGCCGTGTATGCGTTCAACCGAAATCTAACCCTGCTGACCGGTTTCCCGATTGAAATCGATGACCGGTTGCAGTATGACGACGTGAATTTCTTTGGATACTACGAAGACCTGGCCATCGCCGCGCCGGTAATCGGTGATATTCAGAAGGGTGGATCGCCCGAGATAATCTTCCCCAGTTTCGCCGGTAACGTCTATTCGTTCGGTCCCGAGTTGTCTTATGGTTTTCCGATGTCGGCCGGCGAACGTGGCGCGGGTTCCTGTCTGACCTTTGCCGACACGTCGTCGAGCGGTCGACTGGGCTATCTGGGCGCCGACGGCTGGTTCTACCTGTGGGAAACAGGTCCCGATATTGATCCTATTCACTGGCCGATGGGTGGTCACGATCCGTCCGGCAGTTTTGCATACGACTCGGCCAGTTTGTCCGCACCGGTCAGTCTGTATTCCGGACTGTTCCCCGAGGAAAGGTATTACAACTATCCCAACCCGGTGGTAGACGGCAGCACGACCATTCGATATTACCTGGGCGAGGATGCCAACGCCGTGGAGTTTACAGTTTATGATCTTTCGGGTCAGGAAGTTGCCCGTTTTGATGGACCTCGCAATGGTGGGGTGGACAACGAATTGGTGTGGGTATGCTCAGACGCCACGCCCGGAGTGTATCGCTGTTTGATTGAAGTAGATTTTGGCGGAACCACAGAGACCGCCTTCACCGATATCGCCGTTATCAGATGA
- a CDS encoding PorV/PorQ family protein, which translates to MIRPRIFVLLALVLLLSVIAGDATADISNAAVLYLRIAPGARAAGMGEAYVAITDDATATHWNPAGLGAYPLADSWIEAGIPKAYRPLKGMAALKSGGAGDYTAYEIWAISPKGLVRFDNKNWHLSEKFTTKTDQTVEKILTSYFNVSDEERLAEMVQRIAAINNKRTYTYLDSLRGRVMAAVDTEYSGLESLTTLFDSLMLAYNKCRVNWDQVKQIERRLKDGLKDDGVSEVEADRISIAVEKSRSRFIKEEITVPYSVNYTGEPSAVAVSGSDLLVGTNDGLLVYNANSNRWRTLTVVDGLPSNSVTSVFAVQGQAYVGTSAGPARFFGARVAPIEGADQLPEGSVQAIGGRSQNDLWMVLGDDLYHFDGRTWSNSMSYKVALDDTPESIARRNVIYNSSTEVQGYIEKYRLANEATSGVGMVDPGGSGEVDIMSMVAQGNAGNENDTTETSASDTTDTPATDNEITQETTSSPGADSGGLKPGNIVQVPYVNAIKGKVNSIFGGPNNRVWIGTDYGLLYFDGSTWSTPGYRDYTMKAGETFDQLVDVKNHADADARASYAAAITDINDLDEDPIAPGRRVKMYRNPAAAGINAIVRAGERLFFATDVGLIAHDGLYWERANIRGLDRTPTADVYSVDDELWLVGPDKIVIKANALQQITLMHVKWLPELTDDVYYEFVSFVTSSEEWGTFGGNITFISYGKFLRTNEAADTLGSFDSFDISFTGSYGTALSSRLKVGLSAKVLYSKLSDLGAGLEKGKGTSGGFAVDFGLLYMLSHRLTFGMALTNLGPKMAYIDAAQADDLPRNLAVGFAYELLQSEYYRLLVTSEVNKILVGMDDGLSEELKQLILNTGAEFLYANMFALRGGYIHDEEGDVKTLTLGVGLSLFDKLKFDFSYIPSGSTESLRNTLRVSLAVLW; encoded by the coding sequence ATGATCCGACCAAGGATATTTGTGTTACTGGCCCTGGTGCTACTGTTATCCGTCATAGCGGGCGATGCCACCGCCGACATTTCAAACGCCGCCGTGTTGTATCTCAGGATTGCCCCTGGCGCCCGAGCCGCCGGAATGGGCGAGGCGTATGTGGCAATCACCGACGATGCCACGGCCACCCACTGGAATCCGGCCGGGCTGGGGGCCTATCCTTTGGCTGATTCCTGGATCGAGGCCGGTATCCCTAAAGCTTATCGACCTTTGAAAGGCATGGCCGCGCTCAAATCCGGCGGCGCCGGTGACTATACGGCCTACGAAATCTGGGCTATATCACCCAAAGGATTGGTGCGGTTTGATAACAAGAATTGGCACCTGAGCGAAAAGTTCACCACCAAGACCGACCAGACAGTGGAGAAAATCCTCACTTCGTATTTCAATGTGAGCGACGAAGAACGGCTGGCCGAAATGGTCCAGAGGATAGCCGCGATCAACAACAAGCGGACATACACCTACCTGGACAGTCTGCGCGGACGGGTGATGGCCGCTGTCGACACCGAGTACTCCGGCCTGGAGTCACTAACGACCCTGTTCGACAGCCTGATGCTGGCCTACAATAAGTGCCGTGTCAACTGGGATCAGGTGAAGCAAATCGAACGTCGCCTCAAAGACGGCTTGAAAGACGATGGCGTATCGGAGGTGGAGGCCGACCGGATCAGTATTGCGGTTGAGAAATCACGCTCACGTTTCATTAAGGAAGAGATAACTGTTCCGTACAGTGTCAACTACACCGGCGAGCCATCCGCCGTCGCGGTTTCCGGCTCTGACCTTTTGGTCGGCACCAACGACGGTCTGCTGGTATACAATGCCAACAGTAACCGGTGGCGGACATTGACCGTTGTCGACGGACTTCCTTCGAACAGTGTCACCAGTGTTTTTGCGGTTCAGGGTCAAGCCTATGTGGGCACGAGCGCCGGTCCGGCCCGTTTCTTCGGGGCCAGAGTGGCGCCTATCGAGGGCGCCGACCAATTGCCTGAAGGATCGGTGCAGGCCATCGGTGGACGATCCCAGAATGATCTGTGGATGGTTCTCGGCGACGACCTTTATCATTTCGATGGCCGGACCTGGTCCAACAGCATGAGTTATAAAGTCGCGCTGGACGACACTCCTGAATCTATCGCACGTCGAAATGTCATCTACAATTCTTCCACCGAAGTCCAGGGATACATCGAAAAATACCGGTTGGCCAACGAAGCCACCAGTGGCGTGGGAATGGTCGATCCGGGTGGTTCAGGCGAGGTCGATATCATGTCTATGGTGGCCCAGGGAAATGCCGGGAATGAAAACGATACGACCGAAACTTCAGCCTCAGACACAACCGATACTCCGGCCACCGACAATGAAATAACCCAGGAAACTACATCCTCCCCAGGCGCTGACTCGGGCGGTTTGAAGCCGGGGAATATTGTCCAGGTTCCTTATGTGAACGCCATCAAGGGGAAGGTCAACTCCATCTTCGGTGGACCCAACAACCGCGTCTGGATCGGGACCGACTACGGCTTGCTCTATTTTGACGGCTCCACCTGGTCGACGCCGGGCTATCGTGACTACACAATGAAGGCCGGAGAAACTTTTGACCAACTGGTCGATGTAAAGAATCATGCCGACGCCGACGCGCGGGCATCGTATGCCGCAGCAATCACCGATATCAACGATCTCGACGAAGATCCGATCGCCCCCGGACGCCGGGTCAAGATGTATCGCAATCCCGCAGCAGCCGGGATCAACGCTATTGTTCGGGCCGGTGAGCGTCTGTTCTTTGCCACCGACGTAGGGCTTATCGCCCACGACGGCCTATACTGGGAACGAGCCAATATCCGGGGGCTTGATCGCACTCCGACGGCCGATGTGTACTCTGTTGATGATGAACTATGGTTGGTGGGCCCGGACAAGATCGTAATCAAGGCCAACGCCCTGCAGCAGATTACTCTGATGCACGTTAAGTGGCTGCCGGAGTTGACTGATGATGTTTACTATGAGTTCGTGTCGTTTGTAACCTCCAGCGAAGAGTGGGGGACCTTCGGCGGCAACATCACCTTTATTTCATACGGAAAATTCCTCCGCACCAACGAAGCAGCCGACACCCTGGGATCGTTCGACTCTTTTGACATCTCGTTTACCGGCTCCTACGGTACCGCTCTGTCATCGCGTCTCAAAGTGGGACTCTCGGCCAAAGTGCTGTACTCAAAACTGTCCGACCTCGGGGCCGGGCTGGAGAAGGGCAAGGGAACCTCGGGCGGATTTGCCGTCGACTTCGGTTTGCTCTATATGTTGTCGCACCGTTTGACCTTCGGGATGGCTCTTACCAACTTAGGTCCCAAGATGGCCTACATCGACGCCGCCCAGGCCGACGACCTGCCGCGCAACCTGGCGGTCGGGTTTGCCTATGAGTTGCTTCAGTCTGAGTACTATCGACTGCTGGTGACGTCGGAGGTGAACAAGATTCTGGTCGGTATGGACGATGGCCTCTCCGAAGAGTTGAAGCAGTTGATCCTCAATACCGGCGCGGAGTTCTTGTATGCCAATATGTTCGCTCTCAGGGGTGGATACATCCATGACGAAGAGGGTGATGTCAAGACTCTGACCCTGGGTGTGGGACTCTCGCTCTTTGATAAACTCAAATTCGACTTCTCTTATATCCCCTCAGGTTCCACGGAGTCACTCAGGAACACCTTGCGCGTCTCACTGGCCGTGCTGTGGTAG
- the porU gene encoding type IX secretion system sortase PorU, with product MDSPVLKDNSLYKSLFPYICMVAVALAGNVGGAETAVLQSSEQELQFLVSIPDSPAELFQEVGPDSTVRLYTVTLIGLPPGATAEIVSVVGRQARATEHNSVPPVSGPGPLARLQKPFMVRGQRLVGIRVYPVTEQSIYREVQVSLRFGGGRAGVGVSVPDPFFGRLAEVAVVNHEQLSHWSTTEKPGYKFASSGLFGVTSDWYKITTNQSGLYKVTGAQLQRAGMILTGIPSEQIHLFNAGGRQLEVPNESPRPDFREVAILVEDGNDGVFDREDYILFYGEALNRWWYRPYDSVGFYHHHYATQNVYWFTASELIGTSGRRMASMAGAPDGSEDTVVTSFRRLVHSESDTLLSSDNTEHIRDYYRWYASDDMSQSVYIAASNVVVGPPAEVRVVAKLPWSTDSYTLRVAGVTAAKMSCDDSSCTFAVSSLREGLNQFNLNFNIGGSHRPFLDYIELAYSSDLAPQSDRLEFNLVSYDGRARVELIDDFSSVPLIVDIADGRQPRVLTGFTRAGGLLSFGLDMTPTRPNHFFATTLNRTLSPVAVEKSSPEDLRAGNAQADLIVVTPAAFTEAMQEYIDYRQNQRVRIVSTEDIYDNFAGGVFDPVAIRDFLKFAYETWPAPAPSVVLLVGDGNYDYLNLTGHDAPNHVPPLIHEYDQAFAYSDDNYVYFGEYGTLDGDSSYSPQVDRGLDMVSARWTVRNAGDIQTIIDKIKRYESPTNFGLWRTKIAMVADDEFAGNRTSELVHTGQTDTLGMYHLPPMFARDKVYSIEYPFVNNRKPEVNDAIVDAFNEGRLVINYVGHGNPGLWAHERIFTVADDLPRLANYDRLPLVVAASCAIGAYDEPEGQAMAEDLLTHTNGGAIAVISATRLVWSSPNKQFNQTVFDVLFSAPRLTICESMFTAKLLHQLWAGGPSTQTRNDRAFIYMGDPMLKLAQPNHVVNYDTAPDSLVALEPVAVTGEIVDEFGGLFRGDGRLDIRVYDSDQQKSYNSAQHGGTGGVIDYSVDGAAIYRGSASVSDGRFSFEFMPPLDIGFGGHRARITAYATLDSVDAAGIIDSVYVAESIAEVTDSVGPSIEYSFSGQSHFADGDHIQPGDTLRAVISDPSGINLTAGLGHGVTLELDGRSDRVLNLTAQFEYDTDDFTGGSVEYAPDSLEEGRHSFKIKAWDNANNSASVSFSAEMVAAGGPVVTELLNYPNPMQKTTRFSFYAARQLESFSLEIFTLSGRKIKSYSQNSLLPGYHDEIEWRGEDSGGDRVATGVYIYKATARPTDGRDEVEMFGKVVVIN from the coding sequence GTGGATTCCCCGGTCCTCAAGGACAACAGCCTGTATAAGTCACTTTTTCCATATATCTGTATGGTGGCTGTGGCGCTGGCCGGCAATGTCGGTGGCGCTGAAACAGCCGTGCTGCAATCCAGTGAGCAGGAGTTGCAGTTTCTCGTCAGTATCCCCGATAGCCCGGCTGAGTTGTTTCAAGAGGTGGGTCCTGATTCGACTGTGCGGCTTTACACCGTTACCTTGATCGGGCTTCCACCCGGAGCCACTGCTGAAATCGTCTCAGTGGTCGGGCGGCAAGCAAGAGCGACTGAGCATAACTCGGTCCCACCAGTGTCCGGACCGGGCCCCTTGGCCAGATTACAGAAACCGTTCATGGTGCGGGGTCAGCGGCTGGTTGGCATACGGGTCTATCCTGTCACCGAGCAGTCGATCTACCGAGAGGTCCAGGTATCACTTCGCTTTGGTGGCGGCCGGGCGGGCGTGGGTGTATCGGTACCCGATCCGTTTTTCGGCCGTTTAGCCGAGGTGGCCGTGGTCAACCATGAGCAGTTGAGCCATTGGTCGACGACCGAAAAGCCAGGTTACAAGTTTGCTTCGTCCGGTCTTTTTGGGGTTACCTCGGACTGGTACAAGATCACAACCAATCAGAGCGGACTTTACAAAGTCACCGGAGCGCAGTTACAGCGGGCGGGAATGATTCTCACCGGGATTCCATCAGAGCAGATTCATCTGTTCAATGCCGGTGGACGGCAGTTGGAGGTTCCCAACGAATCACCGAGGCCTGATTTTCGCGAGGTGGCTATCCTGGTCGAGGACGGCAATGATGGTGTCTTTGACCGCGAGGATTATATACTGTTTTACGGCGAGGCGCTCAATCGTTGGTGGTATCGGCCTTATGATTCGGTCGGGTTTTATCACCACCACTATGCTACCCAGAATGTCTATTGGTTCACCGCTTCGGAGCTCATTGGCACTTCTGGTCGCCGCATGGCCTCAATGGCCGGGGCGCCGGACGGGTCCGAGGATACGGTCGTTACCAGTTTCCGTCGCTTGGTTCATTCTGAGAGTGATACGCTGTTAAGCAGTGACAACACCGAGCACATTCGCGACTACTACCGCTGGTATGCAAGCGACGACATGAGTCAGTCGGTTTACATTGCGGCATCAAACGTCGTTGTGGGTCCGCCGGCTGAGGTGCGAGTGGTGGCCAAACTGCCGTGGTCGACCGATTCCTACACTCTGCGAGTGGCCGGCGTGACGGCCGCTAAAATGTCCTGCGACGACTCCAGCTGCACTTTCGCAGTATCTTCGCTGCGTGAAGGACTCAACCAGTTCAATCTGAATTTCAACATCGGTGGCAGCCACCGACCGTTCCTGGATTACATCGAGTTGGCCTACTCAAGCGATCTGGCCCCGCAAAGTGACCGTTTGGAGTTTAATCTGGTGAGCTATGATGGTCGTGCCCGGGTGGAACTGATCGACGATTTTTCATCTGTGCCGCTAATCGTCGACATAGCCGACGGCCGCCAACCGAGAGTACTAACGGGATTCACACGGGCGGGAGGTTTGCTTTCGTTCGGTCTCGATATGACGCCTACGCGACCAAACCATTTCTTCGCAACTACCCTCAACCGGACGTTGTCACCGGTGGCCGTTGAAAAAAGCAGCCCGGAAGACCTGAGGGCGGGAAACGCACAGGCCGATCTGATTGTCGTCACACCTGCCGCCTTTACTGAGGCCATGCAGGAGTATATCGACTACCGACAGAACCAGCGGGTGCGAATAGTGTCCACCGAAGACATTTACGACAATTTCGCCGGTGGTGTTTTTGACCCGGTGGCCATCCGGGATTTCCTCAAGTTTGCCTATGAAACCTGGCCGGCCCCGGCGCCTTCAGTGGTGCTGTTGGTCGGCGACGGCAACTATGACTACCTGAATCTGACTGGTCACGATGCGCCCAACCATGTGCCGCCGCTGATCCATGAATACGACCAGGCCTTTGCCTACAGCGACGACAACTATGTGTACTTTGGCGAGTATGGCACTCTCGACGGTGATTCCAGCTACAGTCCACAGGTCGACCGCGGATTGGACATGGTATCGGCGCGCTGGACGGTGCGAAACGCAGGTGATATACAGACTATTATCGACAAGATCAAACGGTATGAGTCGCCGACAAATTTCGGGCTTTGGCGGACCAAGATTGCCATGGTGGCCGATGACGAATTCGCCGGAAACCGAACCTCCGAACTGGTGCACACCGGACAAACCGACACCCTGGGCATGTACCATCTTCCACCCATGTTTGCGCGCGACAAAGTTTATTCGATAGAGTATCCATTCGTGAACAACCGCAAGCCCGAAGTCAACGACGCCATCGTCGATGCTTTCAATGAGGGTCGTCTGGTAATCAACTATGTCGGGCACGGCAATCCCGGCCTATGGGCGCACGAGCGTATTTTCACGGTGGCCGACGATCTACCCCGTTTGGCCAACTATGACCGCCTGCCTCTGGTGGTGGCTGCGTCGTGTGCAATCGGCGCCTATGACGAACCGGAGGGTCAGGCCATGGCTGAAGACCTGCTGACGCATACAAACGGCGGCGCCATTGCTGTTATCTCCGCCACCCGGCTGGTCTGGTCTTCACCCAACAAGCAGTTTAATCAGACCGTCTTCGACGTCTTGTTCTCGGCGCCGCGCTTAACTATTTGCGAGAGTATGTTCACAGCCAAACTGTTGCATCAACTCTGGGCAGGCGGTCCCTCTACTCAGACGAGAAACGACAGAGCTTTCATATATATGGGCGACCCCATGCTAAAACTGGCCCAGCCGAACCACGTCGTGAACTACGATACGGCGCCGGACAGTCTGGTGGCGCTTGAGCCGGTCGCGGTCACCGGCGAGATTGTCGATGAGTTCGGCGGCCTGTTCCGTGGCGATGGCCGACTGGACATCAGAGTGTATGATTCCGACCAACAAAAGAGCTACAACTCCGCCCAGCACGGTGGCACCGGCGGAGTTATCGATTATAGTGTGGACGGCGCTGCGATTTATCGTGGATCGGCCAGTGTTTCAGACGGTCGCTTCAGTTTTGAGTTTATGCCGCCGCTGGACATCGGATTCGGCGGGCATAGGGCGCGGATCACCGCCTATGCCACCTTGGACAGTGTCGACGCGGCCGGTATCATCGACAGCGTCTATGTCGCGGAGTCTATCGCTGAGGTGACCGACTCGGTTGGACCATCGATTGAGTACAGTTTCAGCGGCCAGAGCCACTTCGCCGATGGTGATCACATTCAACCCGGTGATACTCTGCGCGCGGTGATTTCCGATCCATCAGGGATCAACCTCACGGCCGGTTTGGGACACGGCGTGACGCTTGAGCTTGACGGCCGCTCCGATCGCGTTTTGAATTTGACCGCGCAGTTCGAGTACGACACCGATGATTTTACCGGCGGCAGTGTCGAGTATGCACCCGACAGCCTGGAGGAAGGCCGTCACAGCTTCAAGATCAAAGCGTGGGACAACGCCAACAACTCAGCATCGGTTTCGTTTTCCGCCGAGATGGTTGCCGCCGGCGGACCGGTGGTTACCGAGTTGTTGAACTACCCCAACCCGATGCAAAAGACGACCCGGTTTTCGTTCTACGCCGCGCGTCAGTTGGAAAGTTTTTCCCTGGAGATTTTTACACTTTCCGGCCGAAAGATAAAGAGTTATAGTCAAAACTCGCTCCTCCCCGGTTATCATGATGAAATCGAATGGCGGGGCGAAGATTCCGGCGGCGATCGCGTGGCCACCGGAGTCTATATTTACAAAGCGACCGCTCGTCCGACCGACGGACGAGACGAGGTCGAGATGTTTGGTAAAGTTGTTGTTATCAATTAG